A region from the Geobacillus vulcani PSS1 genome encodes:
- a CDS encoding APH(3') family aminoglycoside O-phosphotransferase, which translates to MIDLPDKIKSLIHEEEYSIDDVGMSGSTVVLFKDKVLKIQTISEEAENEYYVMEWLQGKLPVPKVLGYEKDEKKTYFLMTKVPGEMACADKYLKDPEQLTTMLAEGVQMLWNVDIRNCPYSWNLEKKLQMAKYRVENNLVDIDDAEPGTFGENGFQNPHHLLEWLNKNKPEEELVLSHGDFCLPNIFLANGKVSGYIDLGRAGIADKWQDIALCYRSLLHNLNGKYTGKQHQGFYADMLFEKLGLEPNWDKIRYYILLDELF; encoded by the coding sequence ATGATTGATTTACCTGATAAAATCAAGAGCCTAATTCATGAAGAGGAGTATTCTATTGACGATGTAGGAATGTCAGGTTCTACAGTCGTTCTGTTTAAGGATAAAGTGCTTAAAATCCAAACCATAAGTGAAGAAGCAGAAAATGAATATTATGTGATGGAATGGTTGCAGGGCAAACTACCCGTTCCTAAGGTTTTGGGATATGAAAAAGATGAAAAGAAGACCTATTTCTTAATGACCAAAGTACCTGGAGAAATGGCGTGCGCAGATAAATATCTGAAAGATCCAGAGCAATTAACGACGATGCTAGCAGAAGGGGTGCAAATGCTATGGAATGTTGATATCCGTAACTGTCCATACAGTTGGAATCTAGAGAAAAAATTGCAGATGGCGAAATATAGAGTGGAAAATAACCTTGTGGATATAGATGATGCAGAGCCAGGTACATTTGGTGAAAATGGATTCCAAAATCCACATCATCTTCTTGAATGGCTTAATAAGAATAAGCCAGAGGAAGAGCTTGTTCTATCCCATGGAGACTTTTGTCTTCCAAATATATTTTTAGCAAATGGAAAAGTTTCAGGATATATTGATTTAGGAAGGGCAGGGATCGCAGATAAATGGCAGGATATCGCTTTGTGTTATCGCAGCTTGCTCCATAATCTTAATGGGAAGTATACTGGAAAGCAACATCAGGGATTTTATGCAGATATGCTGTTTGAAAAGTTAGGATTAGAACCCAATTGGGACAAGATTCGGTATTACATTCTTTTGGATGAGCTTTTTTAA
- a CDS encoding HD-GYP domain-containing protein: MYRSFLRQLWRYYVIGSAMAVGGVGTTFMLTTLRVSAQEGKWLIAILFTSAMVMATAEAIVFARDVAPIRRFFASQSPDPSLALAAFKQVQRFPLLAVRRILGPHLFGLSIPGAGLTALCIHYHILSLPYRYIMYALAGAVLIASLHALIEFFLTTKACRPLLASLSAQIGPRTEQVPLSISLKTKLQLTVLFSSAFPVLLFSLATEIKWSMTDPNGAHWSYWPWAATILLFCIGFSIFLARLLVEEIHEPVNVLLTHMKRAETEAYEPIAHNVYTDEFAELLRGFNHMIGAVHSRDQLNKQLLDSFITVLTAALDARDPYTAGHSLRVAHYARAIGEKLALPPEQLEVLYRSALLHDIGKIGIPDAVLLKEGKLSEEEFAWIKKHPVIGESILREIQPLKPVEPLLPGIRSHHERIDGKGYPDGLRGEDIPLFGRIIAVADAFDAMTSDRPYRKGMEIHQAAAILRQGKGTQWDEEMVEAFLQWMEETTPSTATAVS; the protein is encoded by the coding sequence ATGTATCGTTCCTTTTTGCGGCAATTATGGCGCTACTACGTCATTGGATCCGCAATGGCCGTCGGAGGAGTAGGCACAACGTTCATGCTGACAACGTTGCGTGTATCAGCGCAGGAAGGAAAATGGCTGATCGCCATTTTATTCACATCGGCAATGGTGATGGCGACCGCGGAAGCGATCGTCTTCGCCCGGGATGTAGCCCCTATTCGCCGCTTTTTTGCATCCCAATCTCCAGACCCGTCATTGGCGCTCGCAGCCTTCAAACAAGTGCAGCGCTTTCCGCTGTTGGCCGTTCGGCGGATTTTAGGACCGCACTTATTCGGATTATCGATCCCGGGCGCCGGGCTGACCGCCTTGTGCATTCACTACCATATTTTGTCCCTTCCATATCGATATATTATGTACGCGTTGGCCGGGGCTGTGCTGATCGCCTCGCTCCATGCACTCATTGAGTTTTTTTTGACAACGAAAGCATGCCGACCATTGTTGGCATCTTTATCAGCGCAAATCGGTCCAAGGACGGAACAAGTGCCGCTTTCCATTTCCTTAAAAACGAAACTGCAGCTCACGGTGTTATTCAGCAGTGCGTTTCCTGTTCTGCTGTTTAGCCTTGCTACTGAAATCAAATGGTCGATGACCGATCCAAACGGGGCCCATTGGTCCTACTGGCCTTGGGCTGCCACGATTTTGCTCTTTTGCATCGGCTTTTCTATATTTTTGGCGCGCTTATTGGTCGAAGAAATCCATGAACCGGTCAACGTTTTGCTTACTCACATGAAACGGGCGGAAACGGAAGCGTATGAACCGATCGCCCACAATGTCTATACGGATGAGTTCGCTGAATTGCTTCGCGGATTCAACCATATGATCGGCGCTGTACACAGTCGTGATCAGCTGAATAAACAGCTGCTGGACAGTTTCATCACGGTTTTGACCGCGGCGTTGGACGCCCGCGACCCTTACACCGCGGGACATTCGTTGCGCGTGGCGCATTATGCCCGCGCCATCGGGGAGAAACTGGCTTTGCCGCCGGAACAGCTTGAGGTGCTATACCGCTCAGCCCTTCTCCATGATATTGGCAAAATCGGCATCCCCGACGCTGTTTTGCTGAAAGAAGGGAAACTGAGCGAGGAAGAGTTTGCCTGGATTAAAAAACATCCTGTCATTGGCGAATCGATTTTGCGCGAGATCCAACCGCTAAAACCGGTTGAGCCGCTGTTGCCGGGGATCCGCTCCCATCATGAGCGGATCGATGGAAAAGGATACCCAGATGGACTGCGCGGCGAGGACATCCCTCTGTTCGGACGAATCATCGCCGTCGCTGACGCATTTGATGCCATGACATCAGATCGCCCGTATCGCAAAGGCATGGAAATTCACCAAGCAGCCGCTATTTTGCGTCAAGGAAAAGGGACACAGTGGGATGAAGAAATGGTGGAAGCCTTTTTGCAGTGGATGGAAGAAACAACGCCGTCGACCGCCACGGCAGTATCTTAA
- a CDS encoding alpha/beta hydrolase translates to MATATGTMRDYKLYSGELQEEIELLVYLPSNFSPLYKYSLLIAQDGKDYFMYGKMKNVIETLMKEGTIDRTIVVGIPYRNVNDRYEKYHPEGRKHEAYLRFLAHELAPFLDRELPTYQMGKGRALIGDSLGGTVSLLAGLLYPHTFGKIAMQSPYIDDSVLARIRSFRDPSLLSLYHSVGTEETAVKTTDGHVRDFITPNRMARDLFMEKRFAYTYHEFEGGHAWTYWQPDVPRAVAAVLSL, encoded by the coding sequence ATGGCGACAGCAACAGGAACGATGCGCGACTACAAGTTGTACAGCGGAGAGCTGCAAGAAGAAATCGAACTGCTCGTCTACTTGCCAAGCAATTTTTCGCCGCTTTACAAATATTCTTTATTAATCGCGCAAGACGGCAAAGATTATTTTATGTATGGAAAAATGAAAAACGTCATCGAAACACTGATGAAAGAAGGAACAATCGACCGGACGATCGTCGTCGGCATCCCGTATCGGAACGTCAACGATCGCTACGAGAAATACCATCCGGAAGGCCGAAAGCACGAAGCATACCTTCGTTTTTTAGCCCATGAACTCGCCCCGTTTTTGGACCGCGAACTACCGACATATCAAATGGGCAAAGGCCGGGCGCTGATCGGCGATTCGCTCGGCGGAACGGTGTCGCTTCTAGCCGGGTTGTTGTATCCGCATACATTTGGGAAAATCGCCATGCAGTCCCCCTATATCGATGACTCGGTATTGGCGCGCATCCGCTCATTCCGCGATCCATCGCTCCTTTCGCTTTACCATTCTGTTGGCACAGAGGAAACAGCGGTGAAAACGACGGATGGCCATGTGCGCGATTTTATCACCCCGAATCGAATGGCGCGGGACTTGTTTATGGAAAAACGGTTTGCTTATACGTACCATGAGTTCGAAGGCGGTCATGCGTGGACGTATTGGCAGCCGGATGTCCCCCGGGCCGTAGCCGCTGTTTTATCGTTATAG
- a CDS encoding methionine biosynthesis PLP-dependent protein, with the protein MEKLETLLAQIGNRSETVTGTVNPPVYFSTAYRHAGIGESTGFDYIRTGNPTRKIVEEAIARLEGGDQGYAFSSGMAAIQTVLALFESGDEFLVSADLYGGTYRLFERGWRKYGLGFHYVDFTDLDAVEACITEKTKAIFLETPTNPLMQETDIAAVSELAKRHGLLLIVDNTFYTPVLQRPIEQGADIVIHSATKYLGGHNDVLAGLVVAKGEELCQRLAEYQNAIGAVLSPFDSWLLIRGMKTLALRMRQHEENAKRISAFLREHEDVTDVLYPGRGGMLSFRIADEKWVNGFLKSLRLITFAESLGGVESFITYPATQTHADIPEDIRIRNGVCNRLLRFSVGIEHADDLIADLAQAFKNMKEV; encoded by the coding sequence ATGGAGAAACTGGAGACGTTGTTAGCGCAAATTGGCAACCGGAGCGAAACCGTGACGGGAACGGTCAACCCGCCTGTTTATTTTTCCACCGCTTACCGCCATGCCGGCATCGGAGAGTCGACTGGGTTTGACTACATCCGCACCGGCAACCCGACGCGCAAAATCGTCGAAGAAGCAATCGCGAGACTGGAAGGCGGCGACCAAGGCTATGCGTTCAGCTCCGGCATGGCCGCCATTCAGACGGTGCTCGCCTTGTTTGAGAGCGGAGATGAGTTTCTCGTATCGGCCGACCTTTACGGCGGCACGTACCGTTTGTTTGAGCGCGGCTGGCGCAAGTACGGTCTTGGGTTCCATTATGTCGATTTTACCGATCTCGATGCGGTGGAAGCGTGTATCACCGAAAAAACGAAGGCAATTTTCTTGGAAACGCCGACGAATCCACTGATGCAGGAGACAGATATTGCCGCTGTCTCTGAACTCGCCAAGCGGCACGGACTGCTGTTGATCGTGGACAACACGTTTTACACGCCGGTGCTCCAGCGCCCGATCGAACAAGGAGCCGATATCGTCATCCACAGCGCGACGAAATATTTAGGCGGCCATAATGATGTGTTGGCCGGCTTGGTCGTCGCCAAGGGAGAAGAGCTTTGTCAACGCTTGGCTGAGTATCAGAACGCCATCGGCGCCGTCTTGTCCCCGTTTGACTCCTGGCTGTTGATCCGCGGGATGAAGACGTTGGCGCTAAGGATGCGCCAGCATGAAGAAAACGCCAAGCGCATCAGCGCCTTTTTGCGCGAACATGAAGATGTCACCGACGTCTTATATCCAGGAAGAGGCGGGATGCTGTCGTTCCGGATTGCCGATGAAAAGTGGGTGAACGGATTTTTAAAAAGCTTGCGCCTTATTACGTTCGCGGAAAGCCTGGGCGGAGTCGAAAGCTTCATCACGTACCCAGCGACGCAGACGCATGCGGATATTCCGGAAGACATCCGCATCCGAAACGGCGTCTGCAACCGGCTGCTCCGCTTCTCGGTCGGCATTGAGCACGCCGATGATTTGATCGCCGACTTGGCGCAGGCGTTCAAAAACATGAAAGAGGTGTGA
- a CDS encoding metal-sensing transcriptional repressor, whose protein sequence is MNHYEDHHIDPKMVPRTEQEIERIIKRLKRIEGQVRGVQKMVEDNRYCIDILVQISAIRAALNQVGLQLLERHVSHCVAKAIREGSGDESIRELMDVMKQFSK, encoded by the coding sequence ATGAACCATTATGAAGATCACCATATCGATCCCAAAATGGTTCCACGGACGGAACAGGAAATCGAACGCATCATCAAGCGCTTGAAGCGCATCGAAGGGCAAGTGCGCGGGGTGCAAAAAATGGTGGAGGACAATCGGTATTGCATCGATATTTTAGTGCAAATTTCCGCGATTAGAGCAGCGTTGAACCAAGTCGGGCTACAGTTGCTTGAACGCCATGTGAGCCATTGCGTGGCCAAAGCGATCCGTGAAGGGAGCGGAGATGAATCGATTCGCGAATTGATGGATGTGATGAAACAATTTTCAAAGTAA
- the metC gene encoding cystathionine beta-lyase — protein MEREWSFSTKLLHNEWKVDRHTGAVSVPIQHASTFHQFDFDSFGKYDYSRSGNPTREALEETIAALEGGVRGFAFASGMAAISTAFLLLSKGDHVLVTEDVYGGTYRIVTEVLSRFGIDYTFVDMTDLKAVAENIRPNTKVIYMETPSNPLLKVTDIRAVVELAKAHGCLTFLDNTFMTPALQRPLDLGVDVVLHSATKFLAGHSDVVAGLAVVKDEELGKQLYKWQNAFGAVLGVQDAWLVLRGLKTLHVRLKQSSESAMTIAEYLLRHPKVEEVYYPGLANHPGHDIQRSQAAGFGAVLSFRLADEEAARTFVRHVRLPVFAVSLGAVESILSHPAKMSHAAMPKEERLRRGITDGLLRLSVGLEDVNDLIADVEQALSFVKERPSISAR, from the coding sequence ATGGAACGGGAATGGTCGTTTTCGACAAAACTGCTCCATAACGAATGGAAAGTCGATCGCCACACGGGAGCGGTGAGCGTGCCGATCCAACACGCCTCCACGTTCCATCAGTTCGATTTCGACTCGTTCGGCAAATACGACTACAGCCGCTCCGGCAACCCGACGCGCGAGGCGCTTGAGGAAACGATCGCCGCCTTAGAAGGCGGTGTGCGCGGGTTCGCGTTCGCCTCCGGCATGGCCGCCATCTCCACGGCGTTTTTGCTCCTGTCCAAAGGCGACCATGTGCTCGTAACCGAAGACGTCTACGGCGGCACGTATCGGATCGTCACCGAAGTGCTGAGCCGGTTCGGCATTGACTATACGTTTGTCGATATGACCGATCTCAAGGCGGTGGCGGAAAACATCCGGCCGAATACGAAGGTCATTTATATGGAAACGCCGTCCAACCCGCTGTTAAAAGTGACCGACATTCGCGCTGTCGTCGAGCTGGCGAAAGCGCACGGCTGTTTGACGTTTTTGGACAATACGTTTATGACCCCGGCGCTGCAACGGCCGTTGGATCTCGGCGTCGACGTTGTCCTCCACAGCGCGACGAAGTTTTTAGCCGGCCATAGCGACGTCGTCGCCGGACTGGCGGTCGTGAAAGACGAGGAGCTCGGCAAACAGCTGTACAAATGGCAAAACGCCTTTGGCGCCGTCCTCGGCGTCCAAGACGCGTGGCTTGTGCTTCGGGGGCTAAAAACGCTTCACGTTCGGCTGAAACAGTCGTCCGAATCGGCCATGACCATCGCCGAGTATTTGCTGCGCCATCCGAAAGTGGAAGAGGTGTATTATCCGGGATTGGCGAACCATCCAGGCCATGACATTCAACGCAGCCAAGCGGCGGGGTTTGGCGCCGTGCTGTCGTTCCGTTTGGCCGATGAGGAAGCGGCCCGGACGTTCGTCCGCCACGTCCGCCTGCCGGTGTTCGCCGTCAGCCTTGGGGCGGTCGAATCGATTTTGTCGCACCCGGCGAAAATGTCGCACGCTGCCATGCCGAAGGAAGAGCGGCTGCGGCGCGGCATTACCGACGGCTTGCTGCGGCTGAGCGTCGGGCTTGAGGATGTCAACGATCTGATCGCCGATGTTGAGCAGGCGCTGTCGTTTGTGAAAGAACGGCCGTCGATTTCGGCGCGCTAA
- a CDS encoding heavy metal translocating P-type ATPase, which translates to MGELKTVTLKVTGMTCAACASRIEKALNKMDGVNAHVNLAMEKATIQYDPSKQTIADIETKIEHLGYGVATEKVTLDIEGMTCAACATRIEKGLNRMEGVTSAAVNLATNSAVVEYKQGVASVEDILEKIKTLGYRGQIRNEEQDGAGRKEEQLKQKQRRLAISILLSLPLLYTMLAHMPFAIGLPMPHWLMNPWFQLLFATPVQFYIGGPFYVGAYRALRNKSANMDVLVALGTSAAYVYSLSEAFRTLGNPDYMPRLYFETSAVLITLVLVGKYVEALAKGRTTEAISKLVSLQAKEATVIRNGEEMKVPLEEVVIGDTIVVKPGEKIPVDGTVIAGASSVDESMITGESIPVDKKEGDYVIGATINTNGVLTIRAEKVGKDTALSHIIKIVEEAQGSKAPIQRMADVISGIFVPIVVGIAVVSFLIWYFFVAPGDLAKALEVAIAVLVIACPCALGLATPTSIMVGTGKGAEQGILFKGGEYLEGTQQINAVLLDKTGTVTKGKPEVTDVLAFREDMLNYAVSAESASEHPLAQAIVEYGKKQAISMKPLEHFSAIAGHGIEAVIDGKTVLIGTRKLMKERSVEISVHEDKMVELEKQGKTVMLVAIDGQLAGIMAVADTVKESAKEAIQTLKQMGIDVYMATGDNQRTAEAIAHEVGIEHVYAEVLPEEKANIVEELQKQGKRVAMVGDGINDAPALAKADIGMAIGTGADVAIETADVTLVGGDLRHIPKAIELSRQTMKNIRQNLFWALFYNTIGIPVAAFGLLEPWIAGAAMAFSSVSVVTNALRLKRVKI; encoded by the coding sequence ATGGGGGAGCTGAAAACCGTGACGCTGAAGGTGACCGGCATGACATGCGCCGCGTGCGCCAGTCGGATTGAGAAAGCATTAAATAAGATGGACGGCGTCAACGCCCATGTCAATTTGGCCATGGAAAAAGCAACGATTCAATACGATCCATCGAAGCAAACGATCGCCGATATCGAAACGAAAATTGAGCATTTAGGGTATGGCGTGGCGACAGAAAAAGTGACGCTCGATATTGAAGGCATGACATGTGCGGCCTGTGCGACACGGATTGAAAAAGGGTTGAATCGGATGGAAGGGGTGACAAGCGCTGCGGTCAACTTGGCGACTAACAGCGCGGTCGTTGAATACAAGCAGGGAGTTGCATCTGTCGAAGACATTTTAGAGAAAATCAAAACGCTTGGGTACAGGGGGCAAATTCGAAACGAAGAACAAGACGGTGCTGGCCGGAAAGAAGAGCAGTTGAAACAGAAGCAGCGGCGACTCGCCATTTCCATCCTCTTATCGTTGCCGCTGCTCTATACGATGCTGGCGCATATGCCGTTTGCTATCGGCTTGCCGATGCCGCATTGGCTGATGAATCCGTGGTTCCAGCTTCTTTTCGCTACACCCGTTCAGTTTTACATCGGCGGTCCCTTCTACGTCGGGGCGTACCGGGCGTTGCGAAACAAAAGCGCCAACATGGACGTCCTTGTGGCGCTGGGAACATCCGCCGCGTACGTGTACAGCTTGTCTGAAGCTTTTCGGACGCTCGGGAATCCTGACTATATGCCGAGGCTGTATTTTGAAACGAGCGCCGTCTTGATCACGCTTGTGCTTGTCGGCAAATATGTTGAAGCTTTGGCAAAAGGGAGGACAACCGAAGCCATTTCGAAGTTGGTCAGCCTGCAGGCGAAGGAAGCGACCGTCATTCGGAATGGGGAAGAAATGAAAGTTCCGCTCGAGGAAGTGGTGATCGGCGATACGATCGTTGTCAAGCCCGGAGAAAAAATTCCGGTAGACGGTACGGTCATCGCCGGAGCATCTTCCGTAGACGAATCGATGATTACAGGTGAATCGATTCCTGTCGATAAGAAGGAAGGCGACTATGTGATCGGGGCAACCATTAATACAAATGGGGTGCTGACTATTCGCGCCGAAAAAGTCGGAAAAGATACCGCGCTTTCTCATATCATTAAAATCGTCGAAGAGGCGCAAGGGTCGAAAGCCCCGATTCAGCGAATGGCGGATGTCATTTCCGGCATTTTCGTACCGATTGTTGTCGGAATTGCGGTTGTTTCCTTTCTCATCTGGTACTTCTTCGTTGCGCCGGGTGATTTGGCCAAAGCGCTTGAGGTGGCCATCGCTGTTCTTGTCATCGCGTGCCCTTGTGCGCTCGGTTTGGCGACACCGACATCGATTATGGTCGGCACCGGCAAAGGGGCGGAACAAGGCATTCTCTTTAAAGGAGGTGAGTACCTAGAGGGAACGCAGCAAATCAATGCCGTATTGCTCGATAAAACAGGAACAGTGACAAAAGGAAAACCGGAAGTCACCGATGTGCTGGCCTTCCGCGAGGACATGCTTAATTATGCGGTTTCCGCCGAGAGCGCTTCCGAGCATCCGCTCGCTCAGGCGATTGTCGAATACGGGAAGAAACAAGCGATTTCGATGAAGCCATTGGAGCACTTCTCCGCTATTGCCGGCCACGGCATTGAAGCGGTCATTGACGGCAAAACCGTTTTGATTGGGACGCGAAAATTGATGAAGGAACGCTCTGTAGAGATTTCTGTGCATGAAGATAAAATGGTAGAGCTTGAAAAACAAGGGAAAACAGTGATGCTCGTTGCCATCGATGGACAGCTGGCCGGCATCATGGCGGTCGCGGATACGGTGAAAGAAAGCGCGAAAGAAGCGATTCAAACGTTAAAACAAATGGGCATCGATGTCTATATGGCAACAGGGGACAATCAGCGGACAGCGGAAGCGATCGCCCATGAAGTAGGCATTGAGCATGTGTATGCCGAGGTGCTCCCGGAAGAAAAAGCGAACATCGTCGAGGAATTGCAAAAACAAGGAAAACGTGTGGCGATGGTCGGCGATGGGATTAACGATGCGCCGGCTTTGGCCAAAGCGGATATTGGGATGGCGATTGGCACAGGAGCGGATGTGGCGATCGAAACGGCCGATGTGACCTTGGTCGGCGGGGATTTGCGCCATATCCCGAAAGCTATTGAGTTGAGCCGGCAAACGATGAAAAACATTCGGCAAAATCTGTTCTGGGCGTTGTTTTATAATACGATCGGCATTCCGGTCGCCGCTTTCGGATTGTTGGAGCCATGGATCGCGGGAGCGGCGATGGCGTTTAGCTCTGTGTCGGTTGTGACAAACGCGCTTCGTTTGAAGCGTGTGAAAATATAA
- the copZ gene encoding copper chaperone CopZ, which produces MTITLQVQGMTCGHCKAAVTNALQALDGVSRVEVHLQDGTVDVEYDETKVSVEKLKEAIEEQGYDVK; this is translated from the coding sequence ATGACGATTACATTGCAAGTACAAGGAATGACATGCGGACATTGCAAAGCGGCGGTGACGAACGCCCTTCAAGCATTGGATGGCGTCAGCCGCGTCGAAGTGCATTTGCAAGACGGGACGGTCGATGTGGAGTATGATGAAACAAAGGTCAGCGTAGAAAAACTGAAAGAAGCGATTGAAGAGCAAGGATATGATGTGAAATAA